One stretch of Pirellulales bacterium DNA includes these proteins:
- a CDS encoding retropepsin-like aspartic protease — MDRFAYKSAAAGSLLLSLAVVGIVFAAGEPTAEELLRARGLDRVGHTWCLPEEADLRQQLNSLDRFEPRLVAAQQTVDQLVGQNEACKMQMARFSQLEKQARALSAVAKQGTADKAQLEAQAKQAAAAVEQWKRQYIPTSEFGLSPPLKTALADLINVRTEVTLRLLPIREEIEQMTQSYAALRRDNNVMAEVASLGRQESLGPQKHWRDGAKIFDKLQSIVLSDSLPVVRDGQFYRVTAIVAGRQPLTFSFMGTGGEPTLIPQNLAEAVGLVIDEHAPRVKLRLAGREEIVRRTKVPQLRFGRHVLRDVESYVLPPEAADLGARISATAFAGLHVQLDAEHLLLNIGGGK; from the coding sequence ATGGACCGTTTTGCCTACAAAAGTGCTGCGGCCGGCTCGCTGCTGCTGTCGCTTGCCGTCGTGGGAATCGTGTTCGCCGCGGGCGAGCCGACTGCCGAAGAACTGCTCCGCGCGCGCGGGCTCGATCGAGTCGGGCATACATGGTGTCTTCCCGAGGAAGCGGACCTCCGCCAGCAGTTAAACAGCTTGGATCGCTTCGAGCCGCGGCTTGTCGCGGCTCAGCAGACGGTCGACCAACTCGTCGGGCAGAACGAAGCCTGCAAAATGCAGATGGCTCGATTCTCGCAGTTGGAGAAGCAAGCCCGGGCTTTGTCCGCCGTCGCCAAGCAAGGGACGGCCGACAAGGCTCAGTTAGAGGCTCAGGCGAAACAAGCCGCCGCGGCGGTTGAGCAATGGAAACGGCAATATATTCCGACCAGCGAGTTCGGCTTGTCGCCGCCGCTCAAAACGGCATTGGCCGATCTGATCAATGTTCGCACGGAGGTGACGCTGCGGCTGCTGCCGATCCGCGAGGAGATCGAGCAAATGACGCAATCGTACGCCGCATTGCGTCGCGATAATAACGTCATGGCTGAGGTTGCGTCGCTGGGCCGGCAGGAATCGCTAGGGCCGCAAAAACATTGGCGCGACGGTGCCAAGATTTTCGACAAGCTGCAATCGATCGTGCTTTCCGATTCGCTACCGGTCGTTCGCGATGGCCAGTTCTATCGTGTCACCGCAATCGTCGCCGGACGGCAACCGCTGACATTTAGCTTCATGGGCACGGGCGGCGAGCCGACTCTGATCCCGCAGAATCTGGCCGAAGCAGTCGGCCTTGTGATCGACGAACATGCCCCAAGGGTCAAGCTGCGTCTGGCGGGCCGGGAAGAAATCGTGCGTCGAACGAAAGTGCCGCAATTGCGCTTCGGGCGGCATGTGTTGCGCGATGTCGAGTCCTACGTTCTTCCTCCCGAAGCCGCCGATCTTGGCGCCCGCATCAGCGCAACCGCCTTCGCCGGCCTTCACGTCCAACTCGACGCCGAACATCTGCTGCTCAACATCGGTGGCGGGAAATAA